From Desulfonatronovibrio magnus, the proteins below share one genomic window:
- a CDS encoding nucleotidyltransferase domain-containing protein, with the protein MAIENAQSVIKDRVAQYVRILQDHGVNVSRAYLFGSHVSGSAHEWSDIDVALVTDRFQGDSIDFKFFLTRLTRKIDPDIEPHPYLEADFNDTHPLPREILRTGELIYQNLPR; encoded by the coding sequence ATCCGTAATCAAGGACAGGGTCGCTCAGTATGTCCGCATTTTGCAGGATCATGGAGTTAATGTCTCACGAGCGTATCTTTTCGGTTCCCATGTGAGCGGCAGTGCCCATGAATGGAGCGACATTGATGTCGCTCTAGTAACGGACAGGTTTCAAGGCGACAGCATTGACTTTAAGTTTTTCCTGACCAGACTGACCCGAAAAATTGATCCTGACATCGAACCTCACCCATACTTAGAGGCCGATTTCAACGATACACATCCATTGCCAAGGGAAATTTTGCGTACTGGAGAGTTGATTTACCAGAATTTGCCCCGCTG